Proteins encoded within one genomic window of Geotalea daltonii FRC-32:
- a CDS encoding efflux RND transporter periplasmic adaptor subunit: protein MSIYKTAMKYMGILLVLLFTLSGCNHKEHAPAAAAGGEAEPIKVTAYSAKSELFMEYDPPVAGEKAGFLIHLTRLADFKPVTEGGLKMVFTPSAGEPVIFTMPAPTRAGIYKAEATLANPGNYSLKLITDGKGFADEITVSEVQVSNKGAKPAEGHAGGEGAIAYLKEQQWVVDFMVTQPVKKDLGSFVTTTGELVPVSNAEATVAAPLAGTISTVKQLPFIGKKVAKGEVVAMIDPPIRPDGGIGQLGAAYAEAKNRVALAQKEYDRAKRLHDAKIAPLKRVEEAELALSSAKSALEPLEKSMGSVKGEGSGRIAVRAPVSGTVVEVTAGAGKGVEAGQPILRIVNTGTLWLKANLPATEIATAGKSLNATFTVAGLTDEFKPSRLVSVGDMLDPQTRTLPVLFEVPNKSGRLKVGLFANVAIRTGSVAGALAVPKDALIEDEARWFVFIQPSGEAFDRREVKVGVEDGGFVQITSGLKGDERVVTRGAYYVKQAESAAKGGADQGHAH, encoded by the coding sequence ATGAGCATCTACAAAACTGCCATGAAATACATGGGTATACTACTGGTTCTGCTGTTCACACTGTCAGGCTGTAATCACAAGGAACATGCACCCGCCGCTGCTGCCGGAGGCGAAGCCGAACCAATCAAGGTAACCGCCTATTCCGCAAAGAGCGAACTTTTTATGGAATATGATCCGCCGGTGGCAGGAGAAAAGGCGGGTTTTCTGATTCATCTCACCAGACTTGCCGATTTCAAGCCGGTAACGGAGGGGGGGCTGAAAATGGTATTCACTCCATCTGCCGGTGAACCGGTCATCTTCACCATGCCGGCCCCGACCCGTGCCGGTATTTACAAGGCTGAGGCGACCCTTGCCAATCCTGGGAACTATTCGCTCAAACTGATCACTGACGGGAAGGGATTCGCCGACGAAATCACGGTATCTGAAGTACAGGTATCGAACAAGGGTGCGAAACCGGCAGAAGGACATGCAGGTGGTGAGGGAGCAATTGCGTATTTGAAGGAACAACAGTGGGTCGTGGATTTCATGGTAACCCAGCCGGTCAAGAAAGATCTGGGCAGCTTCGTTACCACGACCGGGGAGCTGGTTCCGGTCTCGAACGCTGAAGCAACGGTTGCCGCTCCTTTGGCTGGTACCATCTCAACTGTCAAGCAACTGCCTTTCATCGGGAAGAAGGTGGCAAAAGGTGAAGTGGTGGCCATGATTGATCCCCCGATCAGGCCGGATGGCGGCATCGGTCAGCTGGGAGCGGCCTATGCCGAAGCAAAAAATCGGGTTGCACTTGCGCAAAAGGAGTACGACCGGGCCAAGCGACTCCATGACGCTAAAATAGCCCCGCTGAAACGAGTAGAGGAAGCGGAGCTGGCACTTTCCAGTGCGAAGTCGGCTCTTGAGCCTCTTGAAAAATCCATGGGAAGTGTCAAGGGAGAAGGAAGTGGTCGGATTGCGGTGCGTGCACCGGTGAGCGGCACGGTGGTCGAGGTGACTGCCGGGGCCGGCAAAGGGGTTGAGGCGGGACAACCAATCCTGCGTATTGTCAATACCGGCACCCTCTGGCTCAAAGCCAATCTTCCTGCGACCGAGATCGCCACAGCCGGCAAGTCGCTCAATGCGACTTTCACCGTTGCCGGCTTGACTGATGAATTCAAACCGTCGCGGCTGGTGTCGGTCGGCGATATGCTCGATCCCCAGACCAGAACCCTGCCTGTACTGTTTGAAGTGCCCAATAAATCAGGACGCCTCAAGGTCGGGCTGTTCGCCAATGTTGCCATTCGGACCGGCTCGGTTGCCGGCGCACTGGCCGTGCCCAAGGATGCCCTGATTGAAGACGAGGCCCGTTGGTTCGTCTTTATCCAGCCATCGGGGGAGGCTTTTGATCGACGGGAGGTAAAGGTCGGCGTCGAAGATGGCGGTTTTGTCCAGATCACCTCAGGTCTCAAGGGTGATGAGCGGGTAGTGACCCGTGGCGCCTATTACGTCAAACAAGCCGAGTCCGCCGCCAAGGGGGGCGCAGACCAGGGCCATGCCCACTAA
- a CDS encoding TolC family protein: MKQNVMKRLTSVVAMAAVICATTAPLRAEENAINLQEIITIAREHNGELKALRQELGIGDAGKIKAGLYPNPVLDLEGVTGALTGSSSENRLGIGVSQEFLLGGKREKRLAVADSELVRFGNRIKDAERLLLLEVKTGFYSLLLVESRLELAQKSQELNNELLQIAKERLAAGDVAELDVNLARVETARSEGRKIEAERELVPARQRLLSLMGTPALTGLKITGKPQTKPSTENPAELKAMALKNRPDLGAAEAEKNKGEAELSLAQAELVPNVRAGIGFSWERSETSLGGLQERDTDYLIGLKFSFPLQFFDRNQAGIREAQARKSSAETRQAFVRQGIEREVEAAHARLASAEKSLNIYAGEIIPQLSENLKLVQEAYRLGEVGILAVIEEQKKFIEVTDGYLTALYSWNTAVAKLEAAVGVELQKVDGGNK, translated from the coding sequence TTGAAACAGAACGTAATGAAGCGACTAACATCTGTCGTCGCAATGGCGGCAGTAATTTGTGCAACAACGGCACCACTTCGGGCAGAGGAAAATGCCATTAATCTACAGGAAATCATTACCATTGCCAGGGAGCACAACGGGGAACTGAAAGCGCTCCGCCAAGAGCTGGGAATCGGCGACGCAGGCAAAATCAAGGCAGGCCTCTATCCCAATCCTGTTTTGGATCTGGAAGGCGTCACCGGTGCCCTTACCGGCAGTTCGTCCGAAAACCGTCTGGGCATCGGCGTATCCCAGGAATTCTTACTCGGTGGTAAACGGGAAAAGCGGCTGGCCGTGGCTGACTCCGAACTTGTACGGTTCGGGAACCGGATCAAGGATGCGGAACGTCTGCTGCTGCTGGAGGTGAAGACCGGGTTCTACAGTCTTCTTCTAGTGGAAAGCCGTCTTGAGCTGGCACAAAAGTCCCAGGAACTGAACAACGAATTGTTGCAGATTGCCAAAGAACGGCTGGCCGCCGGTGATGTTGCGGAACTGGACGTAAACCTGGCCAGGGTCGAAACCGCCCGCAGTGAAGGACGAAAAATCGAGGCGGAGCGCGAACTCGTGCCGGCCCGGCAGCGACTACTCTCGCTCATGGGGACGCCTGCCTTGACGGGCTTGAAGATTACCGGCAAACCGCAGACGAAGCCGTCCACTGAAAATCCTGCAGAATTAAAGGCTATGGCCCTGAAAAATCGCCCTGACCTGGGAGCTGCTGAAGCGGAAAAGAACAAAGGTGAAGCTGAACTCTCCCTGGCTCAGGCCGAACTGGTGCCGAATGTGAGGGCTGGAATCGGTTTCAGCTGGGAAAGGTCGGAGACTTCCTTGGGAGGCCTTCAAGAGCGAGATACAGACTATCTGATCGGCCTGAAGTTTTCTTTCCCCCTTCAGTTTTTTGACCGAAACCAGGCTGGTATAAGAGAAGCCCAGGCCAGAAAAAGCAGCGCTGAAACACGTCAAGCGTTTGTCCGGCAAGGCATTGAGAGGGAGGTAGAAGCTGCTCACGCGCGGCTCGCCTCTGCGGAAAAATCACTGAATATCTATGCCGGGGAAATTATCCCACAACTCTCTGAGAACCTGAAACTGGTCCAGGAGGCGTATCGTCTTGGTGAAGTAGGGATTCTTGCAGTGATCGAAGAACAGAAGAAATTTATCGAAGTAACTGACGGCTATCTGACAGCACTCTACAGCTGGAACACTGCGGTCGCAAAACTGGAGGCCGCGGTGGGAGTCGAATTACAGAAAGTGGACGGAGGAAATAAATGA
- a CDS encoding transporter: MKKLSFIAAMVMLSVAPAFSAEYREIQDNSFLIEEAYNQEDGVIQHIFTYQHMKGDSSLFTFTQEWPVPKQDHQLSYTIPVERIRGGGQDDTGFGDVAINYRYQAVLKEGIAFAPRFSLILPTGDEKKGLGTGTVGYQVNFPLSVKLAERWVTHYNMGITFTPDSKDAAGAKADTVATNYGASAIFLASKNLNLMLEIVGGTEQAVQGNGVTVDEHSLLVSPGLRYAIDIGKLQIVPGIAFPIGFGPSKGEYGAFAYLSFEHSLF, from the coding sequence TTGAAAAAGCTATCATTTATTGCGGCCATGGTTATGTTGAGTGTGGCTCCGGCGTTCAGCGCCGAGTACCGCGAAATTCAGGACAACTCTTTCCTCATCGAAGAAGCATACAATCAAGAGGACGGGGTTATCCAGCACATTTTCACCTACCAGCACATGAAGGGTGACAGCTCGCTGTTTACCTTCACTCAAGAGTGGCCGGTGCCGAAACAGGATCATCAGCTTTCATACACCATCCCGGTCGAGAGGATCAGGGGGGGCGGACAAGACGACACGGGATTTGGAGATGTGGCGATCAATTACCGTTATCAGGCAGTTCTGAAGGAAGGCATCGCCTTTGCGCCCCGCTTCTCCCTCATTCTTCCCACTGGTGATGAGAAGAAGGGACTAGGAACCGGCACAGTTGGTTATCAGGTCAATTTTCCACTGAGCGTGAAACTTGCCGAACGGTGGGTTACCCACTACAACATGGGCATTACCTTTACCCCTGATAGCAAGGATGCAGCAGGAGCCAAGGCCGACACGGTTGCGACTAACTATGGCGCAAGCGCAATTTTTCTAGCTTCGAAAAATCTGAACCTGATGCTCGAAATAGTAGGAGGTACAGAACAGGCCGTGCAGGGAAACGGGGTAACCGTCGATGAACACTCACTACTCGTAAGCCCCGGGCTTCGGTATGCAATCGACATTGGCAAACTGCAGATTGTACCGGGCATTGCGTTTCCCATTGGTTTCGGTCCTTCCAAGGGAGAATATGGCGCCTTCGCCTATCTTTCATTTGAGCATTCATTGTTCTGA